One Myxococcales bacterium genomic region harbors:
- a CDS encoding BlaI/MecI/CopY family transcriptional regulator, whose amino-acid sequence MAKAPLSRREREILDILYRLGRASAHDVLAAMPDPPSYSAVRAHLRLLEERGHAKHVEEGGRYVYAPQVPRGEARKKALSHLVSTFFGGSVEDAVLALVETSRDKLGPDELERLAAAVARAKKGAQ is encoded by the coding sequence ATGGCAAAGGCACCCCTGTCGCGCCGGGAGCGCGAGATCTTGGACATCCTCTACCGGCTGGGTCGCGCGTCTGCCCATGACGTGCTCGCGGCGATGCCGGACCCTCCGAGCTACTCGGCGGTCCGCGCGCACCTCCGCCTCCTCGAGGAGCGAGGGCACGCGAAGCACGTCGAAGAGGGCGGTCGCTACGTGTACGCGCCACAGGTCCCGCGCGGCGAAGCTCGAAAGAAGGCGCTCTCCCACCTTGTCTCCACGTTCTTCGGCGGCTCGGTCGAGGACGCCGTGCTCGCCCTCGTCGAGACCTCGCGGGACAAGCTCGGCCCGGACGAGCTCGAGCGCCTCGCCGCCGCCGTCGCCCGCGCCAAGAAGGGGGCCCAATGA
- a CDS encoding serine hydrolase, giving the protein MITLLASALVRALVVSSLALVAVALLRRAPARVRRSVLAVGFAVALLGPALSSLVPLAVVPAPVVARARAPFVEPLEGGAPVPVLAPSTGRTRERMLAAWEPSAHEVLVGVWALVASALLVRAVVSRRRAGRLGSKGVELADGVVVTSDVDGPVVVGALGARILLPPAALEWDEERLGVVLGHERAHVAAHDGLARLVADVACAVYWPVPSVWVAAARLARESELAADEAVVDGGVASTIVAEHLVAVAREARIPAPRVAFGMASELGRRVSALLEARPTPWSKIRSRGAFGAAAVAIAIVGCAGESRHAPLPVVASAGPVGAGKSAAATVDDPALTKIVDEERARAISEYGAAGAVVLVMDAKTHGIVATSGDVDTMRVPGSTVKPLVYATALDVGAIQPDTTFDCGNGRRVYGDKVLEDASAHGMLPLATMLAVSSNVGASRVADKLGRDRTVSALRAVGLGEGVPTTVDEGYGLAVLAAGEGLRATPRALLRAYGALVDGTLDGKVVFRRETADTMRLLLAEVVYGKEGTGARAAVDGARISGKTGTSEDGRSLYASFVGFVPSREPRWVVYVGIDAPKDRGYAGKTAAPAFARIVTRMLAR; this is encoded by the coding sequence ATGATCACCCTCCTCGCATCTGCGCTCGTGCGCGCGCTCGTCGTGTCGTCGCTCGCGCTCGTCGCGGTGGCGCTGCTGCGTCGAGCACCGGCGCGGGTCCGCCGCTCCGTCCTCGCGGTCGGGTTCGCGGTCGCGCTCCTTGGGCCCGCCTTGTCGTCGCTCGTGCCGCTCGCGGTGGTGCCGGCTCCCGTCGTCGCGCGCGCTCGTGCCCCCTTCGTCGAGCCTCTCGAGGGCGGAGCTCCCGTGCCCGTGCTCGCGCCGTCCACGGGGCGCACCCGCGAGAGGATGCTCGCGGCGTGGGAGCCTTCGGCGCACGAGGTCCTCGTCGGGGTGTGGGCGCTCGTGGCCTCGGCGCTCCTCGTTCGTGCGGTGGTGTCGCGTCGACGCGCGGGTCGGCTCGGGTCGAAGGGCGTCGAGCTCGCGGATGGCGTCGTCGTGACGTCCGACGTCGACGGCCCGGTGGTGGTCGGCGCGCTCGGCGCTCGGATACTGCTCCCGCCGGCCGCGCTGGAGTGGGACGAAGAGCGCCTCGGGGTCGTGCTCGGGCACGAGCGCGCTCACGTCGCGGCGCACGACGGGCTCGCGCGGCTCGTCGCCGACGTCGCGTGCGCCGTGTATTGGCCGGTACCTTCGGTTTGGGTCGCCGCGGCACGCCTCGCGCGCGAGTCCGAGCTCGCCGCCGACGAAGCCGTGGTCGACGGGGGAGTCGCGTCGACGATCGTCGCGGAGCACCTCGTGGCCGTGGCACGTGAGGCGCGCATTCCCGCGCCGCGTGTCGCGTTCGGGATGGCGTCCGAGCTCGGGCGTCGCGTCTCCGCGCTCCTCGAGGCGCGCCCGACGCCATGGTCCAAGATTCGGTCGCGTGGAGCGTTCGGCGCCGCCGCGGTCGCGATCGCGATCGTCGGGTGCGCGGGAGAGTCGCGTCACGCACCGCTCCCCGTGGTGGCCAGCGCGGGCCCTGTCGGAGCCGGAAAATCCGCTGCCGCGACGGTCGACGATCCGGCCCTCACGAAGATCGTGGACGAGGAGCGCGCGCGCGCGATCTCCGAGTACGGCGCCGCCGGTGCGGTGGTCCTCGTGATGGACGCAAAGACGCACGGCATCGTCGCCACGAGCGGGGACGTCGACACGATGCGCGTCCCCGGCTCGACGGTGAAGCCCCTCGTGTACGCCACCGCGCTCGATGTGGGCGCGATCCAGCCCGACACCACCTTCGACTGTGGAAACGGGCGCCGCGTGTACGGTGACAAGGTCCTCGAGGACGCTTCCGCGCACGGGATGCTCCCGCTCGCGACGATGCTCGCGGTCTCCTCCAACGTCGGGGCGTCGCGCGTCGCCGACAAGCTCGGGCGCGATCGGACCGTCTCGGCGCTCCGTGCGGTCGGCCTCGGGGAAGGCGTGCCGACGACCGTCGACGAGGGCTACGGGCTCGCTGTCCTCGCTGCCGGAGAAGGCCTCCGCGCGACGCCGCGGGCCCTGCTCCGCGCGTACGGCGCCCTCGTCGACGGGACGCTCGACGGAAAGGTCGTCTTTCGTCGCGAGACGGCAGACACGATGCGCCTCCTGCTCGCGGAGGTCGTCTACGGCAAGGAGGGCACGGGTGCTCGCGCGGCCGTCGACGGAGCGCGGATCTCCGGCAAGACCGGCACGAGCGAGGACGGGCGCTCTCTCTACGCGAGCTTCGTCGGCTTCGTCCCGTCGCGCGAGCCACGCTGGGTCGTCTACGTCGGCATCGACGCGCCGAAGGACCGTGGGTATGCGGGAAAGACCGCCGCCCCCGCCTTCGCGCGGATCGTGACGCGTATGCTCGCGCGCTGA
- the clpB gene encoding ATP-dependent chaperone ClpB: MRPEKMTTKSQEALRHAMELAARRGAPEVVPEHLLLAILSQEDGVGFPLLQKAGANVDAISQDATKVTNGLPRVTGGAEPSFSRRTLEVLRKAEDEASQLKDDFVSVEHFVLAMAKHDAQLKTALELHGNVTYERLLGALAQVRGNQRVTDRDPEGKFQALDKYCRDLTEAARKGKNDPVVGRDEEIRRVMQVLSRRTKNNPVLIGEPGVGKTAIVEGIANRIVRGDVPESLKDKRLVSLDMGALIAGAKYRGEFEDRLKAVLKEVEGANSKIILFIDELHTIVGAGASEGAMDAANLLKPALARGELRCIGATTLDEYRKKIEKDSALERRFQPVIVSQPTVEDTIAILRGLKERYEVHHGIRIQDAALVAAATLSDRYVTERFLPDKAIDLVDEAAAKIKIEVDSMPTDIDRVERKITQLRIEQEALKKERDQASKARLGTLAGELADLEEESRAMKAQWMREKELIEAIREAKPKLESLRAEADAAQRKGDLGKAAEIRYGKLPETEKEIEDLRAKLAKVQEKQAYLTEEVTDQDIAAIVAKWTGIPVAKMLEGEMAKLLRMEEALGSRVVGQRAAIEAVSNAVRRARAGLGDDKRPVGSFLFLGTTGVGKTELARALAEFLFDDERALLRLDMSEYQERHTVSRLIGAPPGYVGFDEGGQLTEPVRRRPYSVILFDEVEKAHPDVWNTLLQVLDDGRLTDGQGRTVDFKNTVIILTSNVGSHHAEEIAARGLSEAEVRAVFEETVMDDVRRAFRPEFLNRLDEIVVFQRLEKAEVRRIVDLQLTRFAERLANRSLGIDLTDEAKAYLAEVGWDPKYGARPLKRAVRKHLEDELAKHVLRGQYAPGTVVRVERGGDGLVFRDVIAN; this comes from the coding sequence ATGCGTCCCGAGAAGATGACCACGAAGAGCCAAGAAGCCCTGCGGCACGCCATGGAGCTCGCCGCCCGACGCGGTGCACCCGAGGTCGTCCCCGAGCACCTCCTCCTCGCCATCCTTTCCCAGGAGGACGGCGTAGGTTTCCCCCTGCTGCAAAAGGCCGGCGCCAACGTCGACGCCATCTCGCAAGACGCGACCAAGGTCACGAACGGCCTGCCTCGCGTCACGGGCGGCGCCGAGCCTTCGTTCTCGCGGCGCACCCTCGAGGTCCTGCGCAAAGCCGAGGACGAGGCCTCCCAGCTCAAAGACGACTTCGTCTCGGTGGAGCACTTCGTGCTCGCCATGGCCAAACACGACGCGCAGCTCAAGACGGCCCTCGAGCTCCACGGCAACGTCACGTACGAGCGTCTCCTCGGCGCGCTCGCCCAGGTGCGCGGAAACCAGCGGGTCACCGATCGTGATCCCGAAGGGAAATTTCAGGCCCTCGACAAGTACTGCCGCGACCTCACCGAGGCCGCGCGCAAGGGCAAGAACGACCCGGTCGTCGGCCGCGACGAGGAGATCCGCCGCGTGATGCAGGTGCTCTCGCGCCGCACCAAGAACAACCCCGTGCTCATCGGCGAGCCGGGCGTCGGCAAGACGGCCATCGTCGAGGGCATCGCGAACCGCATCGTCCGGGGCGACGTGCCCGAGTCCCTCAAGGACAAGCGGCTCGTCTCGCTCGACATGGGCGCGCTCATCGCGGGCGCGAAGTACCGCGGCGAGTTCGAGGATCGTCTGAAGGCCGTCTTGAAAGAGGTCGAGGGGGCAAACTCCAAGATCATCCTCTTCATCGACGAGCTCCACACCATCGTGGGCGCAGGCGCCTCCGAGGGCGCGATGGACGCGGCGAACCTCTTGAAGCCGGCCCTCGCGCGCGGTGAGCTCCGCTGCATCGGCGCGACGACGCTCGACGAGTACCGCAAGAAGATCGAGAAAGACTCGGCCCTCGAGCGCCGCTTCCAGCCGGTCATCGTGTCTCAGCCCACGGTCGAGGACACGATCGCCATCCTGCGCGGGCTCAAGGAACGCTACGAGGTGCACCACGGCATCCGCATCCAGGACGCGGCCCTCGTCGCCGCGGCCACCCTCTCGGACCGCTACGTCACCGAGCGCTTCCTGCCCGACAAGGCCATCGACCTCGTCGACGAGGCCGCCGCCAAGATCAAGATCGAGGTCGACAGCATGCCGACCGACATCGACCGGGTCGAGCGCAAGATCACCCAGCTCCGCATCGAGCAAGAGGCCCTCAAAAAGGAGCGTGATCAGGCCTCGAAGGCCCGCCTCGGCACCCTCGCGGGAGAGCTCGCCGACCTCGAGGAAGAGAGCCGCGCGATGAAGGCCCAGTGGATGCGCGAGAAGGAGCTCATCGAGGCCATCCGCGAAGCCAAGCCGAAGCTCGAGTCCCTCCGCGCCGAGGCCGACGCGGCCCAGCGCAAAGGCGACCTCGGCAAGGCCGCCGAGATCCGCTACGGCAAGCTCCCCGAGACGGAAAAAGAGATCGAGGACCTTCGCGCCAAGCTCGCGAAAGTACAAGAGAAACAGGCCTACCTCACCGAGGAGGTCACCGACCAAGACATCGCCGCGATCGTCGCCAAGTGGACGGGCATCCCGGTCGCCAAGATGCTCGAAGGCGAGATGGCCAAGCTCCTCCGCATGGAAGAGGCGCTCGGCTCGCGCGTCGTAGGTCAGCGCGCGGCCATCGAGGCCGTGTCGAACGCGGTGCGCCGGGCTCGTGCGGGTCTCGGCGACGACAAGCGCCCGGTGGGTAGCTTCCTCTTCCTCGGCACGACCGGCGTCGGCAAGACCGAGCTCGCGCGGGCCCTCGCCGAGTTCCTCTTCGACGACGAGCGCGCCCTGCTCCGCCTCGACATGAGCGAGTACCAGGAGCGACACACGGTGAGCCGCCTCATCGGCGCGCCCCCCGGGTACGTCGGGTTCGACGAGGGCGGTCAGCTCACCGAGCCCGTCCGTCGCAGGCCCTACTCGGTCATCTTGTTCGACGAGGTCGAGAAGGCCCACCCCGACGTCTGGAACACGCTCCTCCAGGTGCTCGACGATGGCCGCCTCACCGACGGTCAGGGCCGCACCGTGGACTTCAAGAACACGGTCATCATCCTCACGAGCAACGTGGGCTCGCACCACGCCGAGGAGATCGCCGCCCGCGGGCTCTCCGAGGCCGAGGTGCGCGCGGTCTTCGAAGAGACCGTGATGGACGACGTCCGCCGGGCCTTCCGACCCGAGTTCCTGAACCGGCTCGACGAGATCGTCGTCTTCCAGCGGCTCGAGAAGGCCGAGGTGCGGCGCATCGTCGACCTCCAGCTCACGCGGTTCGCCGAGCGGCTCGCGAACCGGTCGCTCGGGATCGACCTCACCGACGAGGCCAAGGCCTACCTGGCCGAGGTCGGGTGGGATCCGAAGTACGGAGCGCGCCCCTTGAAGCGCGCGGTACGCAAGCACCTCGAGGACGAGCTCGCGAAGCACGTGCTCCGCGGGCAGTACGCGCCCGGCACGGTGGTTCGTGTCGAGCGCGGCGGCGACGGCCTCGTCTTCCGTGACGTCATCGCGAACTGA
- a CDS encoding glycerophosphodiester phosphodiesterase, translating into MPSNAPSFLRTHGKPSNVGHRGAMGTRPENTLAAFEEAARLGADWVELDVRLSKDGVPMVLHDATLERTTTGRGPVSRASARTLAKLDAGAWFGKAYRGEPVPRLDAVLAWARERGVGVEIELKGDPVCAPGLAEAVVKAVKDTSTTDRVLAISFDHAVCKHLKSIAKSLRTGLLYAARPADPVAFAKLAKADVLVPHASFVCPEDVARAHGAGLGVATWAPSDPKVLAALVSAGVDAITVDHPDVLAKVLRAAK; encoded by the coding sequence ATGCCCTCGAACGCCCCGTCGTTTCTGCGCACCCACGGCAAACCCTCGAACGTCGGCCACCGCGGCGCCATGGGCACCCGACCCGAGAACACCCTCGCCGCGTTCGAAGAGGCGGCGCGTCTCGGGGCCGACTGGGTCGAGCTCGACGTGCGGCTCTCGAAAGACGGGGTGCCCATGGTCCTCCACGACGCGACCCTCGAGCGCACCACGACCGGGCGCGGCCCCGTGTCGCGGGCGAGCGCGCGCACCCTCGCGAAGCTCGATGCGGGTGCGTGGTTCGGCAAGGCCTACCGTGGCGAGCCCGTCCCCCGGCTCGACGCGGTCCTCGCGTGGGCGCGCGAGCGAGGTGTCGGCGTCGAGATCGAGCTCAAGGGCGATCCGGTCTGCGCCCCGGGGCTCGCCGAGGCCGTGGTCAAGGCCGTGAAGGACACGTCGACGACCGACCGCGTGCTCGCCATCAGCTTCGACCACGCCGTGTGCAAGCACCTGAAATCCATCGCGAAATCGCTACGCACGGGGCTCCTCTACGCGGCGCGCCCGGCCGATCCGGTGGCCTTCGCGAAGCTCGCCAAGGCCGACGTGCTCGTGCCCCACGCGAGCTTCGTGTGCCCCGAGGACGTAGCCCGTGCCCATGGCGCGGGGCTCGGCGTCGCCACCTGGGCTCCCTCGGACCCGAAGGTACTCGCGGCCCTCGTGAGCGCCGGCGTCGACGCCATCACCGTCGATCATCCCGACGTGCTCGCGAAGGTCCTCCGCGCCGCAAAGTAG
- a CDS encoding VOC family protein has product MHSVTWFELPTKDLERAAAFYEKVLGLTLKREVFFGVPHAIFPGPEEAVRGALVKSDAHVPASTGAVIYLRAPDLDASLARIEAAGGTVVTPKTSLGPIGFIAVLDDTEGNRVGLHMPV; this is encoded by the coding sequence ATGCACAGCGTGACCTGGTTCGAGCTCCCCACGAAAGACCTCGAGCGCGCCGCGGCTTTCTACGAGAAGGTGCTCGGGCTCACCTTGAAGCGCGAGGTCTTCTTCGGCGTCCCGCACGCGATTTTCCCCGGCCCCGAAGAGGCCGTGCGCGGGGCGCTCGTGAAGAGCGACGCCCACGTCCCCGCGAGCACGGGGGCCGTCATTTACCTGCGCGCGCCCGACCTCGACGCCTCGTTGGCTCGGATCGAAGCCGCCGGGGGCACGGTGGTGACCCCGAAGACGAGCCTCGGCCCCATAGGCTTCATCGCGGTCCTCGACGACACCGAGGGGAACCGCGTGGGCCTCCACATGCCCGTTTGA
- a CDS encoding dihydrofolate reductase has product MNDLSPRPRTVYYVAQSLDGYIATADHGLDWLLAFDGAEGIKEHYEAFVAGVGAIVMGASTYDFLLRQEGSPWPYTQPTWVLANRTRPVPPGADVRFAKGPVNAPLEAAREAAAGKNVWLVGGGDLAAQAARAGLLDELHLGIAPVVLGGGIPLLPARLEAPLTLLGTTTFGRGFVELRYAVSSVASACSTRPST; this is encoded by the coding sequence ATGAACGATCTCTCCCCTCGCCCGCGCACCGTCTACTACGTCGCCCAGAGCCTCGACGGGTACATCGCGACCGCCGATCACGGCCTCGACTGGCTCCTCGCGTTCGACGGCGCCGAGGGCATCAAAGAGCACTACGAGGCGTTCGTCGCGGGCGTCGGGGCCATCGTCATGGGCGCGTCGACGTACGACTTCCTCCTACGCCAGGAGGGCAGCCCGTGGCCGTACACGCAGCCGACCTGGGTGCTCGCGAACCGCACGCGCCCCGTCCCTCCCGGCGCCGACGTGCGCTTCGCGAAGGGCCCCGTGAACGCGCCCCTCGAGGCCGCTCGTGAAGCCGCGGCAGGCAAAAACGTATGGCTCGTCGGGGGTGGAGATCTGGCAGCGCAAGCGGCTCGCGCGGGGCTCCTCGACGAGCTCCACTTGGGGATCGCGCCCGTCGTGCTCGGCGGGGGGATACCGCTCCTTCCCGCCCGCCTCGAGGCCCCGCTCACGCTCCTCGGCACGACCACCTTCGGCCGAGGGTTCGTCGAGCTCCGTTACGCGGTCTCTTCGGTGGCTTCGGCGTGCTCCACGCGCCCGTCGACGTGA
- a CDS encoding pirin family protein: protein MTSPITRVRPLGFPWPTDDPFLFCVHHDDAYPEGNEALGPKASLAGRNLGQDFVVKDGFRMYHGEIVPGFPQHPHRGFETLTLVRRGLVDHSDSLGATARFGGGDAQWLTAGKGIVHSEMFPLVKADAPNPLELFQIWVNLPKADKFAEPHFSMLWADRIPKVDVRDAEGRVTTVTVVAGAYGEAVPPAPPPRSWASRPGSNVAVWALRLEPGARFELPASEAGVTRNLYFFAGSKLTVADRTFDGHAAITVSAERSLVLRAGDDVTEVLMLQGRPIAEPVVQYGPFVMNTPAEVQQAMADYRRTRFGGWPFSDDAPTHPREAGRFARHVDGRVEHAEATEETA, encoded by the coding sequence ATGACCTCGCCCATCACGCGCGTTCGCCCCCTCGGTTTCCCGTGGCCTACGGACGATCCTTTCCTCTTCTGCGTGCACCACGACGACGCGTACCCCGAGGGCAACGAGGCGCTCGGGCCCAAGGCCTCGCTCGCGGGGAGAAACCTCGGGCAGGACTTCGTCGTGAAGGACGGGTTTCGCATGTATCATGGCGAAATCGTTCCGGGTTTTCCGCAGCACCCGCACCGCGGCTTCGAGACCTTGACCCTCGTGCGGCGCGGGCTCGTCGATCACTCCGACTCGCTCGGCGCGACGGCGCGCTTCGGTGGCGGGGACGCGCAGTGGCTCACGGCGGGCAAGGGGATCGTGCACTCGGAGATGTTCCCGCTCGTGAAAGCGGACGCGCCGAACCCGCTCGAGCTCTTTCAGATTTGGGTGAACCTGCCCAAGGCCGACAAGTTCGCCGAGCCGCATTTTTCCATGCTCTGGGCCGATCGCATCCCCAAGGTCGACGTCCGTGACGCCGAAGGTCGCGTGACGACCGTGACCGTGGTGGCCGGCGCGTACGGGGAGGCCGTTCCGCCTGCACCGCCGCCCCGCTCGTGGGCCTCGCGGCCGGGCTCGAACGTGGCCGTGTGGGCGCTACGGCTCGAGCCGGGGGCGCGCTTCGAGCTGCCCGCGAGCGAGGCCGGAGTGACACGAAACCTCTATTTTTTCGCGGGATCCAAGCTCACCGTGGCCGACCGCACGTTCGACGGGCACGCCGCGATCACGGTCTCGGCGGAGCGTTCTTTGGTGCTGCGCGCCGGAGACGACGTCACCGAGGTGCTGATGCTCCAGGGGCGCCCCATCGCCGAGCCGGTCGTGCAGTACGGCCCGTTCGTGATGAACACGCCCGCGGAGGTCCAGCAGGCGATGGCCGACTACCGGCGCACGCGGTTCGGGGGTTGGCCGTTCTCCGACGACGCTCCCACGCACCCGCGCGAGGCGGGCAGGTTCGCGCGTCACGTCGACGGGCGCGTGGAGCACGCCGAAGCCACCGAAGAGACCGCGTAA